Below is a window of Chiloscyllium punctatum isolate Juve2018m chromosome 52, sChiPun1.3, whole genome shotgun sequence DNA.
acaccgacccgccgaatcgcaacccacccatacccctacatttaccccttcacctaacgctacgggcaatttagcatgggcaattcacttgacctgcacatttttggactgtgggaggaaaccggagcacccggaggaaacccacgcagacacggggagaatgtgcaaactccacacagtcagtcgcctgaggcaggaattgaacccggatctctgtcgctgtgaggcagcagtgctaaccattgtgccaccccatATTAGATCACACACAGTGACAGTACAGTATCGAATAAGGCAGTTAAAGGATATCGATATCAGTTAAAGGAAGGTAATTCAATCCGACAGACGGGGGGTGTTCAGCTCCTTTCACAGATGCTGTGACTGGCTCTTAAAAGAGCCTTTGGGTTGTCAGATTCAAGAATACTTTCTTCACTTTTTAGCGGCTCCCCCAGCGGCCGTTTTCTTGGGCAGCAGCACGGCCTGGATATTAGGCAGCACCCCGCCCTGAGCGATGGTCACCCCTCCCAGCAGCTTGTTGAGCTCCTCGTCGTTGCGCACGGCCAGCTGTAGGTGCCTGGGGATGATGCGGGTCTTCTTGTTGTCCCGGGCCGCGTTACCAGCCAGCTCCAGGATTTCAGCCGTCAGATACTCCATCACCGCAGCCATATAGACCGGCGCTCCGGCACCCACACGCTCAGCATagtgaccctttctcagcagCCTGTGAACACGGCCCACCGGGAACTGCAGGCCAGCCCGGGACGACCGAGACTTCGCCTTGGCGcgacctttcccactgccctttccTCTTCCAGACATGGTCACAATCTCACAGACACTTTCAGAGAGAATACTACACTCCGCCCACATTGCGGCCTCTTATACCTTCGGGAGGGATGGTGGGGCGGCCGTTTCTGATTGGTCCCATTGTTCAGCCCCTCCTAATGTTGTTCCAATTCCCAATCAGATATCTGCCTCATTCCCCAATCCGGAGAGGGCACGGGGAGGGGGGCGGAAAGTACCGGCGCTAAATCATCAACCGCCTTCTTTCCAATTTGAAAAGCCCGCCAATATATACCGAAAAGTCAGCATTttaaacacagaacaatacaCGAATACTGGAGATAATTTACTTCTACATGAAAAGTGGGCCCTTTACATTAACTCTCTACCTCATTCCCTAACCTACTGGAACTTGTCCATTTCTGATCTTGAATTGGGATTTTCCAAACGTTAAACATATGCGGACCCCAAAAAAGGCGCCAAACCCTGCAACTAATCATTTCCTTCACATTTCAACAGCGCCCCGATATACTGATACAACATGAGAATACGTTCTCCCGAGTCAGTGCATTCGTAGTGAACACGATCGTTCGagaatttttttaaagttaccCTCCCTATTGCACACCATCATAGATCGGTACAAAAAATAACCTccacattccctccaccactttTGCAGCTGTTCTAGTTTTATTGGCAAGGCTCTGCATCCGGACAACACCCGTGCGGAAATTtggaaattaaaaataaataaagtaAAATCGGACTCAGAGGGaaacttttttttctgtttgccgGTCGGTGCTAGGGGGTACTTGGTTTGATGGGGATGAAACTCAGGGTTCATGCCCCACCGGGGTTTGTAGCTCCAGAACTGATCGATTAACAGAGTAACGAGGACACATACAATCAGCTGAAAAATGACAGTGACGTTTAACATGATCTCTCTCCCCAGGCAGGGACTACAGGAGAGAGACATGAACGTATCAGAGAATAAGGCGCGGACCGGGTCAGCGATCACTCAATACTTGACCGAACGTTTATAAAACACAAATCTCGTAGAAACATTAATTTAAAAAACACAAACAATGATTCAGCTGTTTCAGTGAAGTTGTGGGTGGCTCTTAAAAGAGCCTTTGGgttgtggatgtgtgtgtttcagtgcagtgcGGTCCTTCACTTGGAGCTGGTGTACTTGGTCACCGCCTTTGTACCCTCCGACACGGCGTGCTTGGCCAGctccccgggcagcagcagccgCACGGCGGTCTGGATCTCCCGGGAGCTGATTGTGCTGCGCTTGTTGTAATGGGCCAGGCGGGAAGCCTCCCCCGCGATACGCTCGAAAATATCTTTGACGAACGAGTTCATGATGCTCATGGCCTTGGAGGAGATGCCGGTGTCGGGGTGAACCTGCTTCATCACTTTGTAGATGTAGATGCAATAACTTTCTTTCCTGGTCCGCTTCCTCCTCTTGCCGCCTTTCGCTGGCGCCCTCTTCACCGCTTTCTTCGCGCCCTTCTTGGCAACTTGACTCTTCTTTTCCTCAGCCATAGTGAcactcactgtcagacacagaaTAAGGGAAAGAGGGCTCGGAGCTCGCTCTTTATAGACTGACGGCGTCATCAATGCTAATGAGGGATTGGGGATATCCTGATTGCTGATAGGCTACTTTGTAGGCTTTATATCTTCTCTCTGATTGGTTAATTTGGACTGATCCTGACAGATCCACAATAGCATCAAAAACACAAACTGAAATTTTGTGAAGGAATCAAATTCCGAGCTCACTCTAAAATGTGAAATTCTAATTGTAATGTATTCTGCATCTTTAGATAatggttttcttttctcttccattttaAAATGCATCACATTTGTTGTCAAGTGAGAAAATGCACTGCAATCTGACAGGGAGTGTGTTTTACTCTGGAAATAATGGAACTACTTGACAATTGCATTGTGTCGGAGGAAAATGGGAGTTAAGGAATGTTCTCTTTTGCTTTTGATTCTTGCTCCACATTCTCTGAAAATGAAGGACATCCTACCATCATCTACTCTGTAAACTCCCTTCAATTATCTATTCGCCAATTCTTCAAATCTCCAATGGGTATCAGCCAGGGTATTCATACATTACTCAGAATAGCTGCCAGCGTGTGTATCATTGTCAGTTCTACTCTGATTACCTCAATGACTAAAGGGAACTGATGTACTGTGACCTGTGTCTTTTGCTTTCTGCTGACAACATGAATTTTATTCTCTGTCTGTTCAGCTCCTCAATCAGTGTCAGCAGTGTCCTGCCAATATTTCAGTTCCTAAAATCTTACTTTGCACTACATTAGAATAGATATTTCAGTTTCTAGCAGGATTTTTTTTCATTATGAACTTTGCTATGGGGATTTTCTCTGAAATTTATTTGGTCACAAGTCATTTGTTCTCATTCTGAACTGGTCACTTATAGAAGGATTATTTTGAACATGGTACTTGTGCGAATTTTACAATCTCATGTTATTTGTTTTATCACTATTACACTGTGAATGATATTTTGTTCAGAATTTCAGATTGGTTAAGGGTTAGTTTACCTCTCGTTCGTGGCTGTGTAAAACGGGAATGCGGTTTTTGATCTGCCCATGTGAGCTTTCAGGAGGTGAATGATTAGTACTCTCTCACAATCTGTCCCTGTCAGTTTCTGATATCTCAACGTGTGAGTGTAGTCATCAGTCTGTATCTGTCAGTGATTACGTTCGTACAATTATCGCTCAATCCCAAAAGGCCGCTGTTGTGAGAATGTGTAAGTCATTACCACTGCAGTGCCTATCAGTCTTTCCTATGAGAAtgtttgctgtacatctctatgactctatgctcaaTTAGTTTGCCTGTAATTATCAGTCTAGCCATATCAGTCTCTGCTATGTGAATGTAGGACTGCTTTTATCAGTACTACCTTGTCAGTTTCTGTGTTGGGAATATGTCAACGTAGTTATCAACCTGTTCCTGTCAGCTTCTGCTTTGTGAGTATATCAGTTTATTTAAACTATTCCACAGAGGTTGTGATGTGCCAATATTGCAGGATGGTTATCAATCTGTACCTCTGTCCTTCCACAGTCATTTTGTTTGTGTAATTATCAGTCTATCCTCAAGGTCTCTGCTGTAAGAATGTGTAATTGTAGTTATCAATTTGTCCCTGTCAGCGTTTGCTCTGTGAATGTGAATTTTTCTGTGAATTTACTAATTGGTCCCTGACAGTTTCTGCCATGTAAATGAGCGTTTTGCTGTTTAATTCTGCTATGTTAATGTTTGACTAGCATAACCAATCTgcacctgtcagtttctgctcaatGAATATGTCTGTGTAATTATCAGTCTCCCCTATCAGTGGCAGTCCACTTTTTCCTGCTAAGAAATGCTTCCATCTTTTTTCATCAAAGTCGTGATGACAACTTGGCAATGAGGTTCTGTCATCCCGCCATATATGTAATTTACCAAGTAGATGGCTGCAATAATAAGCTTCATCTAAACAGTCTGTAATTTTTGTTCTTAAAATTTATCCAAAAACAATAGACGCAAGGTCGCCTTCTCAAACATGAAGTATTTCTGTGAATGAGTCTTCAGGTTTCTGTAAAGATACCCAATAGGCCTCAAACTGTTTGTCTAGTGGCTCGGTGTTTCTGCCTTAAAATTGCTCTTCAAGAACAAAAGGACAAAATAAACCTCTTCAAGCCACAATATCATCACACAGTGTCCATCTCTCACTTCCTGCATTGTGAATATGAAAATTCCTTTATCGACCTGTACCTGTCCATTCTTGCCAAATGAACATGTAAATGTTGTCATTAATTGTCCTTGTCAGTTATTGCAATTTATGCATGTGACTGTCATTATAAATCTACCccctcagtttctgctgtgtgaatgagagttTAGTTATCAACCTGTATCTTTCAGTTTCTGCAAGGTGTAAAAGTGTGAGTGTCAATATATGGCTGACAGATTTTGTTCTGTGAATAATTATCAAAGAATACCTGTCAGTTCATGTTCTGTGAAATGGGAGCGTTATcaaaggaaggacagaaagggaggcaagagaggagggggagtggcatttttgaaaagggatagcattacagcggtgctgagggaggatatttctggaaatacttccagggaagttatttgggtggaactgagaaataagaaagggatgttcaccttattgggattgtattatacaccacctaatagtcagagggaaattgagaaatatctcaatatctcagctatctgtaagaataatagggtggttatggtcggggattttaactttccaaacatagactgggactgccatagtgttaagggtttagatggagaggaatttgtgaagtgtgcacaagaaaattttctgattcagtatgtggatgtacctactggagaaggtgcaaagcttgacctattcttgggaaataaggcagggcaggtgactgaggtgtcactgagagagcactttggggccagcaaccataattccattagatttaaaatagtgatggaaaaggatagaccagatctaaaagttgaagttctcaaTTAGAGAAAGGCCAACATTGACGgtactaggcaagaactttcaaaagctgattggggacagatgtttgcaggtaaggggacagctggaaaatgggaacccttcagaaatgagataacgagattccagagaaagtatattcctgttagggtgaaaggaaaggcaggtaggtatagggaatgctggatgacaaaagaaattgagggtttggttaagaaaaaggaggaagcatatgtaaggtaacacacgatagatcaagtgaatccttagaagagtataaaggcagtaggagtatacttatgagggaaatcaggagggccaaaaggggacatgagatagctttgtgaAATAGgagtaaggagaatccaaagggtttttaggACAAACATTAagaacattaaggacaaaagggtaagtagggagagaatagggaccctcaaagatctgcaaggcggcctttgtgtggagccgcagaaaatggaggaggatactaaatgagtattttgcagcagtatttactgtggaaaaggacatggaagatatagaatgtagggaaataaatggtaacatcttgaaaaatgtccacattatagaggaggaagtgctggatatcttgaaatgcataaaggtggataaatacccagaacctg
It encodes the following:
- the LOC140470542 gene encoding histone H2B 1/2-like produces the protein MAEEKKSQVAKKGAKKAVKRAPAKGGKRRKRTRKESYCIYIYKVMKQVHPDTGISSKAMSIMNSFVKDIFERIAGEASRLAHYNKRSTISSREIQTAVRLLLPGELAKHAVSEGTKAVTKYTSSK